The nucleotide window GCCTGGGGCTGCAGCTCGGCCCACGTCACGCTGTTGTAGGGCGGATCGGCCAGCACCACATCGAATGGGCGCAGCGCCGCAGCCAGGAATGCGCGCACACTACCGGTAATGACGCTGCTGTTGTCGCCCGCCCGGGCCCGTTCAAGATTTTGCTTCAGGACGGCCACCAGCGCGCGATTCTGCTCCACGAAGGTCACGTGGCGGGCCCCCCGGCTGAGGGCCTCAATGCCCAGGGCGCCAATCCCGGCGTAAAGATCGCACACCTGCCGGCCGGTCCACGGCTCCAGCCGCTGAAAAAGCGACTTGCGCACAATGGCTTTGGTCGGGCGGACGGATGGATCCGGGCTTGCCTGCAGCTTCAAACCCCGGTGTCGTCCAGCGATGATAACCGTGGCGATGGATTGCGCTCCTCAATGAGGTTGAAATTGACCCGCAGCAGGTAGGCCTGCTCCGCCGGTTCGGCGTCCTTCAGCAGGCTCAGCCGGTGGTAATGAACGCTGGCGTCGTCCTCCGCGACCCCCATCAGGTGGGCATGCAGCTCACTTAGCGAGCCGTTAAGCACGTACTCACCAGCGGTGAGCGTGCCGGGGACCATCTGTAAAACGGTGCCGCCGGTTAGGGTCACCCTGTTCTTCAGGCGACGAAAGAAGCGCTCGTACTCCGAGGCCACCGGACGCAACGCCCCAACCTGATCGACCGAGGCAAAGGCGACCGTACCCAGCCAGCGATCCGGCGCGGCACCGTCATCAGGCGCCACCAGGTCCGAGAAGCGGTGGCCCTGCACCCCGGCATTGAGTAATCCCAGGGGTTGCCCGAGAGCCTCGCCGTTGATCCAGTAGATGAGCAGACCGCCGCCCACAGCCATGAACTCTGGTGTGGCCCCGGCCGGCAGTCCCGCCAGGAACCGCGCCAGCACGGCACCCGCAGAATGGACCGGCCCAACCGGCGGGCTAACCGCGCTGGCCGGCCGCAGCCGGTTTGCCAGAGCAGCTCCCCAGCGGCCGACAAGATCCGGCCGGGTGATCCACAATGCGCCCGCAGCCACCATGATCATCGCGATCAACAGGGGCCACCGGCGGCGGCGAGGAAGGGTTGCAAGTTGCGCCTCCGCGGTGACTTCGTGGGAAGCGGGGACCGTCATGCGGCTGAGGATGGCCTCAACGCGGTCGGCATCCTGGTCAACCTCGGGCCCGACCCCATTGCCCTGGAGGCCGGCGCGTGCCAGCAGATTGATGTCAAACATCCTGCCCCGCCCAGACTGCGTCGGCCAATTCGGTGAAGGCCGACTGAGTAAAGCGATTATCCGCTTCCGGCACCTCCGGCCAGTTCCAGCGCCAGAACGGGTTCAATAACGACAGCGCGCTCTGCTCCACCTGCAGGACGCCTTCAAGGAAACTGCTGCTACCCGAGCCAAGGTAAACAAAGACGTCGTCAACCTCGGGAAACTCGGCCTCCCGGCCCCCACTTAACTGCTCGACAAATGTTGCAATAGCTACCTGCAGACCGCTTTGACCTATGGTCCGCAGGTGCTGGACGGCGGTGGCATGCCGTTGAAAAAAGTGGATCGCTTTGAACTCACCATCCTCGATTTCAAGAAATTGGTCGTGGCCACCAGCGGAGGTGCGCCAGAAAAGCCGCCGACCACGCTCCAGCGCGGGCACGACCCGTTGCGCATAACTGTGGGCGGCAAACAGGCCCACCGACAACGAATGGGGCAGGTCAGCCGTGGCCGGCAGCGCATTTTCCACCGCCCGCCGGAGCACCATGGGACAATCCACATTCAAATACTGCCCAGCGCCCAGGGACAGCGGGTATTGAAAGCTGGCATAGAGGGGCTCGTCGCCAAAGCGCTCACGTTGAATGAAGTCCAACTGCTCTCTGGCATTCCACTGGGGATCGATCTCCTGCAAGGCAAAGTGGCACAGTCCAGCGTCCACGGTGACGAAGATGGGGGTCTCGTCAGCATCCCCCGTGTCAACAATAATCCGCTGGATCAGGTCACGTACCCGGGCCACATCGCGAAATGGGTCGAGCTCACTTTCCCACGGAATAACCTGGCAGGCGTTGAGCCGCACTTCCGCGCCGGTCCTGGTCCAATGGATATAGCGTAACTCATGCCCCGAAAAGGCGATGGCCAGCATGGGCTATTATCCGTAGCTCCGGGAGACCATCAGCGGCGACGCCAACTGGGATCGTCACCCACGATTCGTCCATGGCCTCGGGCGCTGAATGTGAAGAACAGGTAGCGGGATTCCTCGTACACGTCAGTGATGGGACTGGCAATGATCATTTCGGTGGTCGCGCTATCGATGCGGAGGTCATAAAGCTCCCCCGTGACCGGCCCGAACAGCAGTTTCGGCTCCAACCGGAAACGATGCCAATCGTAATCGGCGAATACCTCACTGCGGGTCGTATAGGTTGTATCCAGCACCTGGCGGAACGCGTCGGCGGCTCTCATCTGGGCCAGGGCGGCTGACCCACTGACGTACAGGCTGTCGTGATCGGCGCGATCTACGTTCCACAGCCGCACGCCGTAAGTGGTATCCGCCGCCACCCTGCGCAACAGACGGCCCACCGAAAAAGTCGTATCCATCTCGCGATCCATAAACTCGGGCAGGTTGACCCGGAACGGAACACCTGCTACACGGATAATCTGGTTGCCAATGAAGGTGGAATCGGCAATCAGGGAGTCGTGGGCTTGGCTCACCAGCATGAACAGCGTATCGCCTTCGGTGGCATAGTGGCCGCGGAGCTTATAATAATAGCGTTCAGCGGCCTGGACGATCTCCATGCGGCGGCGGCTTTCCAGACGATAGGCGTCCTCCTCCGCCCAGATGTTTTGGGGGACGTAGATGACCACGACCAAGATGACAATGGCAACAAAGATGAGCCAATCCAGTATCAGGATGGCCGTCGCCCGGGGCAGAGCGTGCCACCGGCGGGATATGGGCCCGGTGACCGTCCGCAGCGCTGCACCGACCCGCAACACTAGCGGGCTGGTGCGCACCGCTTTGATGACCCTTAACAGGAACAGTTCCGGGTTAGTGAATAGAATCGGCCAGCGCAACGATCGTTCCCTCCCACCGTTTTAACAATTTTGGGCCAATGCCGCTCACGCGTCTAAGGTCCTGAACAGTCCGAAAATATCCGTTTTCGGCTCGAAAGTCGACGATTTTCTTCGCCAGCACCGGGCCGATCCCCGGTAAGGCCTGCAACTCTTGCACCGTGGCATGATTCACATCCACCGGCGCCAGCTGGCCGCCGGCGGTGGCAATAAAACGTTCGCTGGCCTCACGAAAGGATTGTGCCGCCGCCCTGGCCGGCCCATCCGTCGCCGGTGAGAGCGCAGTCTGGCGCACCTGCCGAACCACCAGCCCCACAACGAGAAAGGCGGACAAAACCAGCAGGACTCGCTTCTCTTCGGCAGTGAAGAATTTCACTCAACCGGAGTACTTCTCATAGCGCTCCGCACCGGGAATCGCCGGCTCAATCTCCTTCAATTCTTCGTAGAAGCGCTTCTGGCGGTCGGTGAGCCGTGCAGGGGCCGCCACCTGAACACGCACCAGCTGATCGCCCCGGCCCCGGCCCCGCAGTTCCGGGAAGCCCTTGCCACGCATGCGCAGTATGAGTCCCGCCTGGATACCCGCCGGCACCCGCAGCTTGGCACTGCCCTCCAGCGTAGGCACTTCCACGGTGGTTCCCAGCGCTGCTTCGGAAAAAGTGATGTTGAGCAACAGCAGGACGTCCCGGCCGTGCCGAGTGAAGACGGGGTGCGGCAGTTCATCGAACATGACCAGCAGATCGCCAGGCGGTGAACCTCTGCGCCCATGATTGCCCTCGCCGCTCATGGTCATATAATTCCCCGCGGCCACACCGGCGGGAATCTCGACCTCAATTTGGGAGGTGACCCTGGTGCGCCCCTCACCGTGGCAGGTGGGGCAAGGCCGTTCCACCACCCGGCCGGTGCCGCCACAGTTGCGACATTCGCTCACGTGGACGATCTGACCCAGCATGGAGCGCTGGACCTGCCTGATTTCGCCACTGCCCCGGCAGTTGGGACAGGTGATCTGGCCGCCCCCCTTGGCAGCACCCGAGCCGCCGCAGGTCCTGCAATTCTCAAACCGCTTGACGCGCACGGTCTTGGTCACCCCGGAGGCGATTTCCTCGTAGGTGAGGGCGAGGGTAACCCGCAAATCGCCGCCGCCGGCGGTGCGCCGCCGCTGGCGTGAACCGGTCCCGAACAGATCGTCAAAGCCACCAAAGCCGGACATGAACGTCCGCAGGGCGTCAGACAGGTCAAAGTCAAAGCCGCCCTGCTGGCCGCCATTTACGCTCGCTGACCCGAACCGGTCGTACTGGGCCTTTTTCTGGGGATCGCTCAAAACCTCGTAAGCCTCCGAGGCAGCCTTGAACCGGCTTTCGGCTGACTTATTGCCGGGGTTCTTATCAGGGTGAAACTTTACCGCCAGCTTGCGGTAGGCCTTCTTGATCTCATCAGCGTTGGCGCCCCGGTCAACCCCCAGAGTTTCGTAAAAATCGCCCATAAGGTCTAGCCGCTCACCACCACTTTCGCATGGCGGATGACCCGGTCGCGATAGCGGTAGCCCGGCTCGAATTCTTCCAGCACGATGCCGGCTGGCCCATCTTTCGACTCCCGGCTCATGAGCGCCTCATGCAAATGGGGGTCGAACTGCTCGCCCACCGAGTTGATCACCTCCACCCCCTCCGCTTCGAGCGCCCGGGTGAATTTATCCAGCACCAACTGCATGCCCCGGACCACCGGGTCATCCTTCCGGGCAATGAGCTGGCGGGTATGCGCAACCGTCCGGCGCAGGTCGTCGAGTACGGGCAACAGTTTTTGGATGACCTCGGTGCCGCCGTAAGTGACCAGGTCCTGTTTCTCTTTGCTGGTGCGCTTAATATGATTTTCGTATTCCGCCATCAACCGAAGGTGCTTCTCCTCAAGCTCCGCCAGCCGGGCGGCCTTGCTATCCGGTTTTTCGCCCGCCGGCGCCCGCCCATCAGCAACCTTGGGTGCCGCTGAACCGGCCGCTGGCCGCTTCCCGTGCTGGCGTTCTTTTTTGGCTGCTGCCACTGTGGCCCTGGCCGAACCGGGCGGCTTCTTGGACGGCACTCCATTCACCTCTGCGGCGTTTGGGTGCGTGGATTTCTCGGTGGCCACGCGAACTAATCCTGGCCCAGCATGAGCTGGGTCATGGTGGTGCCCAGGAACTCCAGCACGGCGAACGCCTGGGAGTAGTTGACCCGTTTGGGCGCCAGCACCGCCAGGGTCCCCACCGCGGAACCCCGGTAGAAGCTCCGGCTGATGGAGGCAAACGTCGCCAGCTCTTCCTCGCCGTGCTCATCGCCAATGGTGACGTGGGTAGCACCGGCAGGCCGATGCTCAATGAACAGATTGCGCAGCCGGCCCTCATCTTCCACCAGGCTCACCAGGGTCACTACCTGACTCTGCTCATCAAATTCAGGGCTCGTGAGCACCCGTGGCAACCCTTGCACGTGTACCTCACTCTGCCTCCGGTCGGTGAGCAGTTCGCTGGAATTATCGAGAATCAGGGCAGTGATACCCAGGTCATCCGCGAGGGTTCCCCCCAGGCGGTCCCCTACCGTGGCCTGAATTTCCACCAGGCTTAAGCCGCACAGGCGCTCGTTCAGAATCTCCTCCAAGGTGACCATTTCCGTCTCGCTGACCGCCCGCTCACCTTCGGCCACGATGGTGCGGACGGCGCCACTGTCCAATTCCAGGATGAGGATCAAACGGCTTTCGCTGACCGTCAATAACCGGACGGCCAGCAGGCGGCTCTTGAGATTGACCGGGGTAATGGCGATGCCCACTCCGCCCGAGAGTTTTGATATGATCGCGGCGACAATTTGCAGCAGGGCATCGAGGTCGCCAGAAAGTTTGTCCAGGTTGCGCTTCACCTGCCCGGCCACGTCGGCGTCCAGGCTTTCCACCACCATAAGCCGGTCGACGTAGGTCCGGTAACCTTTATCGGTGGGGATTTTACCCGCCGACGTGTGGGGGTGCATCAGGTAGCCATACTGCTCCAGAACCGCCATGGTGTTGCGAATCGTAGCGGCGCTGATGGGGAACTGATACTCCTTCCGGACGCGATTGGAGGCCACCGGCTGGGCCGTGCGGATGTAATTCTCCACAGTGGCTGCAAGAATATTGCCTGCTCTCTTAGTAAGTTGACCGGTCATCGTCATCAGCTGAAAAATTTAGCCCGTCAAGGGACCGAAATCAAGGCGTCCCCTGTCGGTGCCGTCTTACCTGCTCGCCAGCGCCCGCAGACTGATAAACTTGCGCAGACTGCGTGAGGTGCCGATGAGCCCCAGTGAGACGCCCAGTAAGGCCAGGCCGGTGGCCAAATAGGGCGGCGCGATCACCCGGTAAAGTACAAACTGCTCCAGGACGTAATTGACGAATTCATGCAGCCCGGCCACAATCAAGACCGCCAGCAGACTTCCCAGCGCCCCCTGGAACACGCCCGCGACCAGGAAGGGGAACCGGATAAACCAGCGCGTCGCCCCTTGAAGGTACATGATATCAATGGCATCCAGCCGCGCATAGATGGTCAGCTTGATGGTATTGGACACCAGGAAAATAGATCCCAGCAGCGTGACCAGCCCCAGCGCTAGCCCCCCAAAAACGGCGATCTGCAGATACCGTTCCAGGATGCGCACGAGTTCTCCCCGGTAGGCCACGTCCGTAACACCGCTTAGCACCGAGATGGTGTCGGCAATACGGTTGATGCGGCGGGCGGTGCGGTAGCCGCGCGCCACCAGCACCACGGCCCCGGCCGGGAGCGGGTTGGTGCCCAATACCGCAACGACATCCTCACCGAATTCCCGCTTAAATATCTCTGCCGCCCGGTCCTTGTTAATGAACTCGGTGCTGGAGATGCCCTCAACTTGTTTCAACTGCTCGTAGACCGCGAAGGCCGCCTGGTTGTTGTAGAGCGGGTCAAAGAATATGTCGATGCGGTATTGGCTCTGCAGCCGCCGCGTCGCGCGATCGAAGTTGCTGAACAACAGGTAGGCCGTGCCAAATATTACCAGTGTAAGGGTTATGGTGAGGGTTGAGCCCAACATGGGCAGCCGGGCTCTCCACAAGGAGCGGATGCCCTCGCCCAGCAGGTAGAGAAACTTGTTCATCATGCCAGCAGCCGCCCTTCGCTGATCTCCACGAGCCGGCCATGCTTGCGCGCGGTGAGGGCATAGTCATGGGTGGCCACCAGGACGGTGCTGCCGTTATCCTCGGCCAGGAAGGTGAGCAGGTCCAACACTTCCAGGGCGGTGCCGGCATCCAGATTGCCGGTGGGTTCATCTGCCAGGATGATGGCGGGATTCTTCACAATGGCGCGGGCGATGGCGACCCGCTGCTGCTCACCCCCGCTGAGCTCCTGGGGGAAATGGTGCGAGCGCTCACCCAGTCCCACGTCGTCAAGGACGCTGTAGACCCGCTCGCGGATATCTCGCCTCGACAGGCCAATAACGTGCAGTGGCAGGGCGACATTATCGTAAGCATTGCGATCGGTCAGCAGTCGAAAGTCCTGAAACACCAGCCCCAGGTTACGCCTCAAGAGCGGCACATGACGGCTTCGTATACGGTGCGTCAGATAACCACTGACCTCCACTTCTCCCTGCTGAGGAAGCAGAGCCATGTAGATCAGTTTCAATATGGTGGACTTGCCGGCGCCCGAAGGCCCCACCAGAAACGCCAGCTCCCCGGATTCGATCTCGAAGCTGATGTCGAAAATTCCTGGTCCCCGTTGATAGGCCAGGGTGACGTTCCGGAATCCGATCATGGCCTGTCCGTCCGGATGTCCCACGTCTATACCCTTGCCCCGCTCAACCCTGATCCACGACCAAGGTGCCGACGATGAAGGCCACATAGACGGCCAGCAAGGCCCAACCCGCGCTCCGCCGGATGCCACCGCCGAACCTCAGCAGGGGCAACAAAACCACGGTGAGCCCGAGCATGACGGGCATATGGAAAGTGATGGCCTGGGCGGGCACCGGGATGGGCTTGAACAACGGGATGATACCCAATACGGCAATCATATTGAAGACGTTGGACCCCAAAATATTGCCCAGCACGATTTCCGTCTGCTTGTGCAGGGCAGCCACCATCGATGTGGCCAGTTCGGGCAAGGATGTGCCCACCGCAACAATGGTGGCGCCGATGACCAGCTCCGACAACCCGAACATGCGGGCCAGCTCTACCGCCGCCCCAATGAATAGATGCGTGCCCAGGGCGAGGATCGCCAGACCCGCCACCACCGCCAGCAACATGCGTTGCACGCTCTGGGTGGGTTTTGCAGCCGACACGTCCGGCGCGATCGTAGGGCTTTTGGCCAGGCGCCAGAGGTAGGCGATAATTCCCGCCGTCAACAGGGCGCCGTCCAACCGGCTCAGCTCACCATCCAGGCAGAGCGCAATGAAGACGACCGTAAGGCCAATGAGAATGAGCAGATCGGCGCGCACAGCTCTAAAATTGACAGCCACGGGAAAAACAATCGCACTCGTCGCCAGAATCAGGCTCACATTGGCGATATTGGAGCCCACTACGTTGCCCACGGCAATACCCTCTGCCTCCTGCATGACGGCGTAGAGGCTGACGGTGAACTCGGGCAGACTGGTGCCGAAGGCCACCACGGTCAGGCCGATGACCAGGGGGGCCACGCGCAGGCGCAGCGCCAAACGCATACCGCCCCACACCAGCCCTTCCGCGCCCAGATAGAGCATGACGCCGCCCACCACCAGCATGCTGAGCAGCAGAATCATCGGTAGAGGCCGTGTTCCCGGATGTACTCCGCCACTTCTGGCGAGAGGGAATCGGCGGTGGATTCGCGCTGGTTGACCTGGCTGCGTACCCGTGTGGATGAGATCGGGGAGTCAAAGGGCATCATCCGGAACCTGGCAGCAAGGGCTGCGGGCAGCACCACTCCGGCCCTTTCAAAGCAGAGCACCTGAACCAAATCCAGCAATTGCTCCCAGCGCTGCCACTGGTGGATTTGCGCCATCTGATCGGCACCCAGAAGCAGGTAGGGAGTGGTGTGCGGCTGCTGTTTCAACAGGTAAACCACCGTATCAACGGTGGCGACCTGCTGCTGTCGATCCACCTCATAGGAGAGCACGTCCCACTCGCGACGCAGGTTCGCAACCAGCGCCACCATTGCCAGGCGGTGCTGGGCGGATGCCGCCGGGGGTGTTTTGGCCAGCGGTGCGCTGAAGCTGGGCACGAGGTAGAGTTGTGCCAGCGGAAGGGCATCGGTTGCCAGGATCGCCATCTCGATGTGGCCCCGATGGGGGGGGTCAAAGCTGCCGCCAAATATGCCCCACTGATTCACTGGTAAAGCCGAATGTAGTAGGCCAGGTCAAACTTTCCCGTCTGGGCAATCTCCAGCAGGCGCTCCGCTTCACGCCGCAATTCCTGCGCCTGAAACCGGGCGCCATTTTCATCCAGATAGGTCCGAGCGCCAGCCAGGTCTTCGTCGATAATGTAGGCGACCAGCGTGCCAAGTCGGGCTTCATCCGCATACAGGGTATCGTAGTATTTTGCCAGCACCGTATCAAAGTAAAGCCGCGCAGGGTCAGTACGCCGCCACTTCAGATAGAGCCGTCCCGACTCGTAGATTTTCTGCGCCATTTTGTCCCGCAGCTCGGCAATCAGCTGCTCTGCCTCCGCCCGCTGCGGTGTGGCCGGAAAGTCCTCGATGAAATCCTGCAGCTCATTGATGGCATCCTCCGTAGAGCGCTGGTCGAAATAGTAGGAGGGTGATTGGGCCACAAGTGACTGCACAATGCGGTAGCGCGCGTCCACCAGATACTCCGTGGACGCCCAGCGGCGCAACAGACGCTCGAATTCTATCTGAGCTTCCACATAAAGTTGCTGCTGATATAGGCACTCCGCGTAGTAGTATTGTGCTTCAGCTGCCAGATTACCGGCCGGGTTATTGAGGACGACCCAGTTAAAATCCTCGGCCGCCCGCGCCCACCTTTCCTTCTCAAACAGGCTCACTCCCCGGGCAAAGCGCTCATCAATGTCGTCCTGCCCCCCCTGCTGGCGGCCACGCCCGGCACAGCTAGTGGCAACCAGGCCGAGGACGCACAGAAAGATAAGGGACGAACGGCGGGACATGCTACGGATTGAGTGCACCGGGCGGTGACTACCAGGCCAGGCTTACCCGCAGCCCGCCAACACCGTAAGCCAACGCCGGATCAAACCACAATCGACCGCTGAGACGCCTGGCGTGAGCGCTGTTCCATCGGGATGAGGTGAAGATAGCGTCAACCGCGCTGATGACATGATTGAACATGAGTGCGGATACGGCGTAGCTGGCGATGCTTTTCAGCTGGTTGGTCTCCGTGCGCAATTGCAAGTACAGGGTACGATTTCCCGTGATGGCAATAAGTCCCGACGCCCGGTCCTCGATCTGGGAGAGAAAGGGGTCGGCATCGTCCCAGCCCGAAAAAAACTGATTGTATTTACCAATGTTTTCGTAATACTCATTATTCTTCTGGATGAATACAAACCTGTTTGTATCGGGACTGGCAAGCAGCTGCAGGAGGCGCTTACTGTCATCGCTGGTGTTGCCAAAGATTTCCGGCCGGCCATCTCCGTCCATGTCGACAAAAAATTCCAGGTGATGGGTGCCTTTCGGACCCACGTAAACCTGCCCAACCTCCGGTCCCCACTGGCCGGTCTGGTAGAGCGCGAAGGTGGCCAGCCAGTGCCGAAAATCCCAATGCTCATCCGCCGCAGCCTTGAACGCCTGGGTCTTGCTGTCCCCCAACCTCCGGTAGCGGTCCCAGGTGACGATTGCCGCCACCTCTACACCGAGAAACAGCACCGCTTTCAGGGGCCGGCCGACGTAGAGCTGCCCGGCACCCGGCACCATCAGCGACAAAACCATGGCCCTGCCGGGATAACGGTAGTTGGGGCTGTTCACGTCAATGGCGCCGAGACTGTCG belongs to Candidatus Neomarinimicrobiota bacterium and includes:
- a CDS encoding RsmD family RNA methyltransferase; the protein is MKLQASPDPSVRPTKAIVRKSLFQRLEPWTGRQVCDLYAGIGALGIEALSRGARHVTFVEQNRALVAVLKQNLERARAGDNSSVITGSVRAFLAAALRPFDVVLADPPYNSVTWAELQPQA
- a CDS encoding ComEA family DNA-binding protein, whose protein sequence is MKFFTAEEKRVLLVLSAFLVVGLVVRQVRQTALSPATDGPARAAAQSFREASERFIATAGGQLAPVDVNHATVQELQALPGIGPVLAKKIVDFRAENGYFRTVQDLRRVSGIGPKLLKRWEGTIVALADSIH
- the dnaJ gene encoding molecular chaperone DnaJ codes for the protein MGDFYETLGVDRGANADEIKKAYRKLAVKFHPDKNPGNKSAESRFKAASEAYEVLSDPQKKAQYDRFGSASVNGGQQGGFDFDLSDALRTFMSGFGGFDDLFGTGSRQRRRTAGGGDLRVTLALTYEEIASGVTKTVRVKRFENCRTCGGSGAAKGGGQITCPNCRGSGEIRQVQRSMLGQIVHVSECRNCGGTGRVVERPCPTCHGEGRTRVTSQIEVEIPAGVAAGNYMTMSGEGNHGRRGSPPGDLLVMFDELPHPVFTRHGRDVLLLLNITFSEAALGTTVEVPTLEGSAKLRVPAGIQAGLILRMRGKGFPELRGRGRGDQLVRVQVAAPARLTDRQKRFYEELKEIEPAIPGAERYEKYSG
- a CDS encoding nucleotide exchange factor GrpE, whose translation is MATEKSTHPNAAEVNGVPSKKPPGSARATVAAAKKERQHGKRPAAGSAAPKVADGRAPAGEKPDSKAARLAELEEKHLRLMAEYENHIKRTSKEKQDLVTYGGTEVIQKLLPVLDDLRRTVAHTRQLIARKDDPVVRGMQLVLDKFTRALEAEGVEVINSVGEQFDPHLHEALMSRESKDGPAGIVLEEFEPGYRYRDRVIRHAKVVVSG
- the hrcA gene encoding heat-inducible transcription repressor HrcA, translated to MTGQLTKRAGNILAATVENYIRTAQPVASNRVRKEYQFPISAATIRNTMAVLEQYGYLMHPHTSAGKIPTDKGYRTYVDRLMVVESLDADVAGQVKRNLDKLSGDLDALLQIVAAIISKLSGGVGIAITPVNLKSRLLAVRLLTVSESRLILILELDSGAVRTIVAEGERAVSETEMVTLEEILNERLCGLSLVEIQATVGDRLGGTLADDLGITALILDNSSELLTDRRQSEVHVQGLPRVLTSPEFDEQSQVVTLVSLVEDEGRLRNLFIEHRPAGATHVTIGDEHGEEELATFASISRSFYRGSAVGTLAVLAPKRVNYSQAFAVLEFLGTTMTQLMLGQD
- a CDS encoding ABC transporter permease, with the protein product MMNKFLYLLGEGIRSLWRARLPMLGSTLTITLTLVIFGTAYLLFSNFDRATRRLQSQYRIDIFFDPLYNNQAAFAVYEQLKQVEGISSTEFINKDRAAEIFKREFGEDVVAVLGTNPLPAGAVVLVARGYRTARRINRIADTISVLSGVTDVAYRGELVRILERYLQIAVFGGLALGLVTLLGSIFLVSNTIKLTIYARLDAIDIMYLQGATRWFIRFPFLVAGVFQGALGSLLAVLIVAGLHEFVNYVLEQFVLYRVIAPPYLATGLALLGVSLGLIGTSRSLRKFISLRALASR
- the ftsE gene encoding cell division ATP-binding protein FtsE, which gives rise to MIGFRNVTLAYQRGPGIFDISFEIESGELAFLVGPSGAGKSTILKLIYMALLPQQGEVEVSGYLTHRIRSRHVPLLRRNLGLVFQDFRLLTDRNAYDNVALPLHVIGLSRRDIRERVYSVLDDVGLGERSHHFPQELSGGEQQRVAIARAIVKNPAIILADEPTGNLDAGTALEVLDLLTFLAEDNGSTVLVATHDYALTARKHGRLVEISEGRLLA
- a CDS encoding calcium/sodium antiporter; the encoded protein is MILLLSMLVVGGVMLYLGAEGLVWGGMRLALRLRVAPLVIGLTVVAFGTSLPEFTVSLYAVMQEAEGIAVGNVVGSNIANVSLILATSAIVFPVAVNFRAVRADLLILIGLTVVFIALCLDGELSRLDGALLTAGIIAYLWRLAKSPTIAPDVSAAKPTQSVQRMLLAVVAGLAILALGTHLFIGAAVELARMFGLSELVIGATIVAVGTSLPELATSMVAALHKQTEIVLGNILGSNVFNMIAVLGIIPLFKPIPVPAQAITFHMPVMLGLTVVLLPLLRFGGGIRRSAGWALLAVYVAFIVGTLVVDQG
- the nadD gene encoding nicotinate (nicotinamide) nucleotide adenylyltransferase, with amino-acid sequence MNQWGIFGGSFDPPHRGHIEMAILATDALPLAQLYLVPSFSAPLAKTPPAASAQHRLAMVALVANLRREWDVLSYEVDRQQQVATVDTVVYLLKQQPHTTPYLLLGADQMAQIHQWQRWEQLLDLVQVLCFERAGVVLPAALAARFRMMPFDSPISSTRVRSQVNQRESTADSLSPEVAEYIREHGLYR
- the bamD gene encoding outer membrane protein assembly factor BamD, producing MSRRSSLIFLCVLGLVATSCAGRGRQQGGQDDIDERFARGVSLFEKERWARAAEDFNWVVLNNPAGNLAAEAQYYYAECLYQQQLYVEAQIEFERLLRRWASTEYLVDARYRIVQSLVAQSPSYYFDQRSTEDAINELQDFIEDFPATPQRAEAEQLIAELRDKMAQKIYESGRLYLKWRRTDPARLYFDTVLAKYYDTLYADEARLGTLVAYIIDEDLAGARTYLDENGARFQAQELRREAERLLEIAQTGKFDLAYYIRLYQ